DNA from Candidatus Parvarchaeota archaeon:
CGGGCATGTTGAAAAGAAAAAGAGGGTGAAGGTGAAAAAGGCGACGGCGGCTGCAAAGCCCTCGTAAGGCCCTTTTCGCAGGCGTTCCAATAAAACCATTCAATTCCAAATCATTTTTTGAGGGGTTAATCTATGGCTGATGCTGATGCAAAAAAACCACAGAAGAAAAAGGCCTTCAAGCCTTATGGCGCAGGCAGGCATTGCCCTAAATGCGGTCCTGGCACAAAGCTTGCAGCCCACAAGGACAGGTCCTCGTGCGGCAAGTGCGGCTACTTTGAGAAAAAGCAATAGGCAGGCTTTTTTTGCGCCAACACCCCTGCTTGGGGTCCTCACATTTGGCCTTGCGCTATTTCTTGCAATCAAGCTGCTTGGCATAGAGCCAGCATCGCAAAAACTGCTTTTTGTTGCAAGCGGCGCAATGCCACTTGCCAAAGTCGGACTTATGCCGCTTGCTCTTCTTTTTGCGTTTCTTTGCGCAAGCTTCGCGTCACTGGCCTTCATTGCCTTCAGGCACGGCATTTTGCACGCCCTTTCAGGCGCCGCACTCAAGCTGCTTCTCTCGGCAACCTTTTACTTTGTCCAGGTGCTTGCAATTGCGGCAGTCCCTCTGCTTTTGCTTTGCGCCACGGCATACTTTTTGCAGCTAAAAGGAATAAGCGGACGACAGCTTGCACTTGAGCTTGGGCTTGCAAGCCCAGACTTGCGCCGCAGCTCTGTTCAGGGCCTGCTTCTCTACATTTTCACAATTGCGTTTGTTGTTGCCGCAGGGCTTGCAATCTCTGCCGCCGGCCTGAATGATTCCAAAAACGTTTACCTCAAAGTTTCAAGCCTCCCTATTGAGGCTCTTGTAGTTGCAATCATCCTCTCTCCGCTAGCCGAGGAAATATTTTTCAGGGGCTTTTTGCTCAAAAGGGCGGGAATGCTTGCAACAAGCATCATATTCGCCATGGGCCATCTTGCCTACTCCTCAATTTCTGAAATCCTGCTTGCCTTTTCAATAAGCGTGATTTTCTGCGCGGCCTATTTGCGCTGGAAAAACCTTTATGGCCTAATCCTGGCCCACGCGCTTTTCAACCTTACCTCAATTGTTATAATGCTGGCCTTGCGAAACTATCTTGCATAAAACTCAGCAGGCATAATGCGGCTTTGCCGCGGCTTGCAAGGTGCGGCCATGCAGCCTGTTTTCAGGTGAATTA
Protein-coding regions in this window:
- a CDS encoding 30S ribosomal protein S27ae, whose amino-acid sequence is MADADAKKPQKKKAFKPYGAGRHCPKCGPGTKLAAHKDRSSCGKCGYFEKKQ
- a CDS encoding CPBP family intramembrane metalloprotease, which codes for MAQAGIALNAVLAQSLQPTRTGPRAASAATLRKSNRQAFFAPTPLLGVLTFGLALFLAIKLLGIEPASQKLLFVASGAMPLAKVGLMPLALLFAFLCASFASLAFIAFRHGILHALSGAALKLLLSATFYFVQVLAIAAVPLLLLCATAYFLQLKGISGRQLALELGLASPDLRRSSVQGLLLYIFTIAFVVAAGLAISAAGLNDSKNVYLKVSSLPIEALVVAIILSPLAEEIFFRGFLLKRAGMLATSIIFAMGHLAYSSISEILLAFSISVIFCAAYLRWKNLYGLILAHALFNLTSIVIMLALRNYLA